In the Flavobacteriales bacterium genome, GAGTGGCTGGTGCTTTACGATGCGCGCGACGGCCGCAATTGGGCGCATCGCCATGTGTCGCTGGAGACCATGGCCGGCGGGGAGGAATGCCGCACGGTGGATCAGGTTCGGACGTTCGCCCAACGCATCGGCTTCCCCTCGCACGGCCTGGTGCTGAAGCCTCAGGAGCGCTGGCGGGAAGGCGATGCGGTGATCAAGGGGATCGCGGATCGTGATGCCCTGGAGGTCCATGCCGCTCGGATCATCGGTGCGCATGGCACGGTGTGGGCGGAGTGCGACCTGCGGGCGATGCTGAACCCCACCCGCATGGCGGTGATCCGCGCCACCGCCGAACGCTTCGCGCAGGAGCTGGCCCACTGCTGCCCGGCCTGCGGCGAGCCGCACTTCGCCATCACCGAAGCCGTTCCCGGACTGCCCTGCGGGCTGTGCGGCATGCCCACGCGCAGCACCCTGTTCCATCTTCGGAACTGCGGGCGCTGCGGGCACAGTGCGCAGGAACCGCGCGAGGATGGCCGCGTCAGCGAGGATCCGCAATACTGCGACCACTGCAACCCGTGACCCTTGTCACGCTCTCCAGCCACAGCAGGCTGGGTATCTTCGCGCCCCATTCCACGCCATGACCGACGCCATCTTCCACAGCCCCGCCCCCCTCAACGAACCGGTCCTCTCCTACGCCCCCGGCACTAGGGAACGCGAGCAGCTCTTCGCCGCGTACGACCGCATGATGAAGGAGAAGCGCGAGCTGCCCATGTGGATCGGTGGCAAGCCGGTGGAGACCAAGGACCGCCGTCCGGTGCGTCCCCCGCACCAGCACAAGCACATCCTGGGCTACAGCCACCACGGCGACAAGGGGCACGTGAAGCAGGCCATCGCCGCCGCGCTGCGCGCCAAGAAGGACTGGGAGAGCATGCGCTGGGAGGACCGCGCCGCCATCTTCCTGAAGGCGGCCGACCTGTTGAGCGGTCCGTACCGTGCCGCCATCAACGCCAGCAGCATGCTGGCCCAGAGCAAGAACGCCTTCCAGGCCGAGATCGACGCCGCCTGCGAGTTCGCCGACTTCCTGCGCTTCAACGTGCACTACATGCAGCAGATCTACCGTGACCAGCCCTACAGCCCGGCCGGCACGTGGAACCGCGTGGAGTACCGCCCGCTGGAAGGCTTCGTGTTCGCCCTCACGCCCTTCAACTTCACCAGCATCGCCGGCAACCTGCCCAGCAGCGCCGCCCTCATGGGCAACACCGTGGTGTGGAAGTGCGCCGACAGCCAGGTGTACAGCGCGCAGGTGATCATGGACCTCTTCCGCGCCGCGGGCCTGCCCGGCGGGGTCATCAACCTGGTCCACGTGAGCGGCAAGGACGCTGGTGAGGTGATCTTCAGCCACCCCGACTTCGCCGGCATCCACTTCACCGGCAGCACCAGCGTGTTCCAGACCATCTGGTCCACCATCGGCGCCAACATCCGCACCTACCGCAGCTACCCGCGGATCGTGGGCGAGACCGGCGGCAAGGACTTCGTGATCGCGCACCCCAGCGCCGACCCCGTGGAGGTGGCCACCGCGCTGAGCCGCGGCGCCTTCGAGTTCCAGGGGCAGAAGTGCAGCGCCGCCAGCCGCGCCTACATCCCCGGCAACCTGTGGCCCACGGTGAAAAAGGAGCTGCTGGCCGACCTGGAGAGCTTCACGATGGGCAGCCCGCGCGACCCGAAGAACTTCATCAACGCCGTGATCGACGAGAAGGCCTTCGACAAGATCGCTTCGTACATCGACGGGTTGAAGAAGGACCGGAAGAACGTGAGCATCATCGCCGGCGGCACCTACGACAAGAGCCAGGGCTGGTTCATCGCGCCCACCGTGGCCGTGACGAAGGACCCGAAGAGCACCACGATGTGCGAGGAGATCTTCGGGCCCGTGCTCACCATCTACGTGTACCCCGAGAACGAGTGGGCGAAGACCCTGAAGCTCGTGGACGCCACCAGCCCGTACGCCCTCACCGGTGCGGTGTTCAGCCGGGACCGCGCGGCGATCGTGGAGGCCACCGACGCCCTGCGCCACGCGGCCGGCAACTTCTACATCAACGACAAGCCCACGGGGGCCGTGGTGGGGCAGCAGCCCTTCGGCGGCGCGCGCGGCAGCGGCACCAACGACAAGGCCGGCAGCTACCTCAACCTGCTCCGCTGGGTCAACGCCCGCACCATCAAGGAGAACTTCGTACCGCCCACGGACCACCGGTATCCGTTCATGGCGTGAGGGGTTCTCCACGATCGATCGTTGATCGCGCACACGCCGAAGCCTGCCCTGACCCTGGTTGAACGTGCCACCTTCGCAGGGTGAAGGAGAAGCTGAGCCGTTTCGTGCCTGCCGGCCTGCGCAACCGCTACGGAGTGGCGGTGCTGGTGCTCGTGGCCTGGATCGCCTTCTTCGACGAGTATGACCTGTGGACCACCTTCAAGCTCCGCCGCCAGCTGGCGCGCATGAAAAGTGAGCAGGCCTGGTACCAGGAGCAGATCGGCGTCACCCGGCAGCACCTGCATCAGCTCACCAGCGACAAACAGCTGCTGGAGAAGTTCGCCCGGGAGCGCTACCTGATGAAGCGCGACAACGAGGAGATCTTCGTGCTGGTGCCTGCGGAGGACTGACCCGGTCCTCCGTTCCGCTCAGTGATGATGCCCACCGGGCCCGTGCACATGACCATGCGCGATCTCATCGGCCGTGGCCTCACGTACATCGGTGATCTCCACCTTGAAGTGCAGTGTCACTCCTGCCAGGGGATGATTGCCGTTCAGGACCACCTCCCCGTCCTTCACCTCCACCACGCTCCATACCCGGTTGTCCGGGGTCTGGAACTGCATGCCCTCCTCCACCGTCTGATCGCCGAAGCGGTCCATGGGCACGCGCTGCAGCAGGGAGTGATCCAGCTCACCGTAGCCCTTCCCCGGCTCCACGACCACTTCCATCGTATCGCCCTTCACGCGCCCCTCCATCCGCTCCTCCAGGCCCGGTACGATGTTCCCCGCACCATGCAGGTAGGCGAACGCATCGCGTCCGGCGCTGGTGTCCAGCAGCACGCCGTCCGGGTCGTTCAGGGTATAATGGAAAGTGACCACGGAGTGCTTGCCGATCTGCATGAGCATTGTTTGTGGGGGCAAGGTACGGCGCGTGCCGCACGCGCTGTTGCTCGCCAGCACCGGCTTGGAACGGCTGCTCCGAAGTGCACCACGGCGTGCCGAACTTCGCCCCGATGGCAACCACGAAGCTGTTCGAGGCCTTCCCCCCCGCCACGCGTGCGCAATGGGAGGCCGTGATCAAGAAGGAGCTCAAGGACAAGGAGATCGCCTCCTTGTTCGTGCAAGTGGAGGGCGAGACGCTCCCCCCTTTCCACATGGCCGGGGAAGCTGGTGCCGGCGGAAGCCGCCGCCGCGGCGTGAAGCGCGAGGGCAACCCCTGGCGGGCCACCATCGGCGTGGACGCCAGCGATGCCGATGCCAACGACAAGCTGCTCGAGGGCCTCATGGGCGGTGCCGATGCCGTCGAGGTCTACGGCCGCATGCCCGACCTGTCGCCGGTACTGAACGACGTGCTGCTCGGGGGCATCGACCTGCAGGTGGATGGCGAGCACGGCACCCTGGGCCTGCTGCTGAAGCGCGCCGCGGAACAGCAGGTGGCCCCCACCGACCTCAGCCTCTGCCTGGGCCTTCCCCATGATGCCGACGTGCGCGACCTGAAGGACCGCATCGCGCAGCACCCGCGCATCCGCCTGTTCAGCGTGAGCGATGGCGCTTCGCGGAACACGCATGAAGCTCTAGAGCAAGGCCGGATGCTGCTGCAACGCCTGCTGGACCAAGGCTTCGCCATCGATGACGCCTGTGCCCGTCTCCAGTTCCGCCTCCACCTCGGGGATGATCTGTTCCTGGAAGTTGCACGCATGCGCGCCTTCCGCGAGGCCTGGGCCGCCGTGGTGGATGCATTCAAGCCGGAGCACGACTGCTCGCACAACACTTGGGTCCAGGCCGTCGTCTGCTACCCTGCCGAGACGAAGTCCGCGCACGAGAACCTGATCCGCGCCACGCTGCAGGCGGTGTCCGCGATCACCGGCGGCTGCGATGGCCTCACCATTCCCACTCCTGCCCTGCCCGAAGGTGATGCGCTCGCCCGCCGCGTGGTCCGCAACATCCACAACCTGCTGCGCGACGAGAGCTTCCTGGGCCGCGTGGCCGATCCCACTGGCGGGAGCTATTCGGTGGATAAGCTGACGGATGTGTTGGTGGAAAAGATGGTTGTCGGTTGTCAGTTGTCAGCTGCCAGCGCCCCACCCAGCCGGACAACGGACAACCAACAACTGACAACCGGCATTCCCAACAGAGAAGAAATCCCCCTTAAGTCCTTCTACAGGCCCGTCGATGCCGCGCAGCTCGAGCACCTGCATTACGCCGCCGGCATCCCACCCTACCTGCGCGGACCCTACGGCAGCATGTACGCCATCCGTCCGTGGACCATCCGGCAGTACGCGGGATTCAGCACGGCCGAGGAGAGCAACGCCTTCTACCGCCGCAACCTCGCCGCAGGTCAAATGGGTCTCAGCGTCGCTTTCGACCTCGCCACGCACCGCGGCTACGACAGCGACCACCCGCGCGTGAAGGGCGATGTGGGCAAGGCCGGCGTGGCCATCAGCAGCGTGGAGGACATGAAGATCCTGTTCGACAACATCCCGCTGGACAAGATGAGCGTGAGCATGACCATGAACGGCGCCGTGCTGCCCATCATGGCCTTCTTCATCGTGGCGGCAGAGGAACAGGGCGTACCACCCGAGCAGTTGCAGGGCACCATCCAGAACGACATCCTCAAGGAGTTCATGGTGCGCAATACCTACATCTACCCGCCGGGGCCCAGCATGCGCATCGTGGGCGACATCTTCAGCTATTGCGCGAAGAAGATGCCCAAGTTCAACAGCATCAGCATCAGCGGCTACCACATGCACGAGGCCGGTGCGCCTGCCGACCTGGAACTGGCCTACACGCTGGCCGACGGCATCGAGTACGTGCGCACGGGCATGGCGGCCGGCATGCAGGTGGACGAGTTCGCTGGTCGCCTCAGCTTCTTCTGGGGCATCGGCATGGACCTGTTCATGGAGGTGGCCAAGATGCGCGCGGGCCGTCTGCTATGGGCCAAGCTGCTGAAGGAGATCGGCGCCACCAGTCCGAAGAGCCTCGCGCTGCGCACGCACTGCCAGACCAGCGGCTGGAGCCTTACGGCGCAGGACCCCTTCAACAACGTGGCGCGCACCACGGTGGAAGCGCTCGCGGCGGTGCTCGGCGGCACGCAATCGTTGCACACCAACTCGCTGGACGAGGCCATCGCACTGCCCACCGACTTCAGCGCCAAGATCGCCCGCGACACGCAGCTCTACCTGCAGAAGAACGCTGGCATCACGAAGTGGATCGATCCGCTCGGCGGCAGTTACTACGTGGAGTGCCTCACGCACGAGCTGGTGCACAAGGCCTGGGCGCGCATCAAGGAAGTGGAGGAGCTCGGCGGCATGAGCAAGGCCATCGAGACCGGTCTGCCGAAGATGCGCATCGAAGAAGCCGCCGCGAAACGCCAGGCCCGCATCGACACCGGCAAGGACCGCATCATCGGCGTGAACGCGTTCCCGGTGGAGGAAGAGACCACCATCGAACTCCTCGAAGTGGACAACGCGAAAGTGCGGGAGCAGCAGATCGCACGGCTCAATGCGATGAAGGCGGCACGGAACGAGGTCGCCGTTGCCGAAGCACTTAGCGCACTGACGCAGGCCGCAAAGGCGAATGGCGAATGGTCATTGGCGAATGGTGAGCGCCGCAGTCACCAGTCGCCAAATACCATTCACCAAGACAACCTTCTAGAGCTAGCCGTCATCGCCGCCCGGCACAGAGCAACCCTCGGAGAAATAAGCGACGCCCTCGAAAAAGCCTACGGCCGCTACAGCGCGGTGATCCGCAGCATCAGCGGTGTTTACTCAGCCGAAAGCATGCAGGACCCCGAGATGAAGGAGGCCATGCGCCTCGCCGATGAATTCGCCAAGCACGAAGGCCGCCGCCCCCGCATCCTCGTCGCCAAGATGGGCCAGGACGGGCACGACCGCGGCGCCAAGGTGATCGCCACCAGCTTCGCCGACATCGGCTTCGATGTGGACATCGGTCCGCTGTTCCAGACCCCGCAGGAAGTGGCCAAGCAGGCCATCGAGAACGATGTGCACGTGTTGGGCATCAGCAGCCTCGCCGGCGGCCACAAGACCCTGGTACCCGAGGTGATCAAGGAGCTACGCGAGACCTACAAGCGCCCCGACATCCTGGTGGTGGCCGGTGGTGTGATCCCACCGAACGACTTCGAGTTCCTGAAGCAGGCCGGCTGCTTTGATGTGTATGGGCCGGGGACGAAGATCCCGGTGGCGGCGAAGGGGATCATTGCGATATTGATGGCACGGTGATGATGCGTGCCTTTGATGATTTGGGCGTGCCGGTTCCCCCGGCTCACAGGCCGGGGCTCCCGTCGCGCTTTCCGCTGTACTCCTCGCTCCTTCGGCGCTGCGGGGTGCCGCTCCAATCGCTCACGCGGGGTTCCCGTTCACCTATCGTGTTTCTTCTTGGAGCTGCTGTCCTGTTCTCCGGGTGCAGCAGCGATAGCGCGTCGTCCAGCGAAGTGAAAAGCGGTCCTGTTGATGAGGCCAACACATCTGTCGGAAACAGTTGTGCTGATCTCCCAACGTCATTCGCTTCATACACTGAGGCGATGAATCGCATCCGGTCAGCATCCTTTCGCATTGCAGAGGAACAGAACACGGACGAAAGCTCTTGGGTCCGAGGTGCCGAGTTCTACAGTTGCAATGGCGCTTCCGGATTCTTCATTCTCCGCACCGATGATCGCGAGTACATCCACGTTGACGTGCCGCTTAAAGTGTGGCATGGGTTCAAGGAAGCCTCATCGTTCGGGACCTATTACAACGCCAAGATCAAGAGGCGCTATCGCCTTGGCTTATACTGATGGAGCTACATTCGACACACATGAAACGCATCATTGCCAAAGAGTTCCTGCTGCTCGTCGGATGCTTGATTGTGGTTCTGCTTGTCGCCGTGTTCGGATGGATACGGGACTCTTGGTTTCAACATCGTGCTGATAGTCTCGGGCGAGAGCAGTCGGAACAGGCCACTATCCTAGACTCATTGAGTCAACTTTCGGTACCGAGGCATCTCGACTTCTTGGATTTGTTCGAACCCGACTTCGTGCGCAAGAACTACGATGTATTCCTCGTATCCCCCTTCTGGACCATGGACCCATTCTTTTCAGGCATTCACGGCGGTCCCATCCTAAGAAAAGTGGAAGGCGACCCTTTCGCCACCCAAGGAGCTAAACCTCAAGATGATCAGAACAAGCCATTCACGGGTGTTGAGGACGATCCATTTGAAGAGTTCGGCGGCCATGCAGTCAAGACCCCGAAATTCATCGAGGTTGAGGCGCCGGATGGAAGCGTCATAGAATTCCCCGAAACCATGACCAAAGGTGATATTGAGGCAGTTATGCAAAGGCATTATCCGAATATCAACAGGCGTTTCTTGGTGTGCATTGCAAAATCACTCAATGCCCAAGGGTACCTGACTGCCGATCGAATTGGGCAATTAGAAGCGACTTGCGGATTGTCTGGCGCAGACCTAATCGGAATCGAGCACGAACTGAGAAATGCAAGTGCAGGACATGAAATGTCATGGAAGCCGCCCTTAGATGCTGAGGAGGTGTACACTTCCTCAAAGACAGACGGGGCCTCTATAAGCTGGATCGAGGCGCTTCAAGAAAGAGGCGTGCCTAAGGATGAGATGACCAAGTGCCTCACGAAAGCCCGTTCCGATACGACCATTGCACCAAGTCTCCTTCATGCTGTCAGGGGCTTGCTGTGCGACACCATCCCGTATGCTGAACTGCGGGATGGTTTTGACTACCTGAAGCAACGCCGCGTCCTACGATGCAACTTTGACGAACTGCTGTACACGCTCCAGAATCAGGCCGTCCCCCCGAGCCAAGAAGCTCTAGAGGCTGCTGCGAGGCAGAGAGTAGTCGTTAATCAGCTCCGCGATGATAAGAATATCGCACGCGCGAGTATTTGGAACGAGACAAAGCAATGGATAGTGGTGAAATGGGTTGCGATCGTGCTGCTCGTGCTGGTCTATCCGTTACGGCTGCTCGTGATGGGAACACTCTGGGCAGTGCGAACTTTACGGACCTGAGGCTTGGCCTTCAGCCAGGCCCTCTACCGTTATGCCGCTCAGCCTGCTTCTGGACAAGTCTACATTTCAGATGCTCCACATGGAGCAGATGCTGGTGCTTCACAGGTACTACAACCCGAACGTAACCCCTACTCTGGTTACCGAGGTACTTGGCGACCTGAGCAAAGAGGTCGAACGAGGTACGCCAGCCGATAAGGTTTCCGCATTTGCCCGGAAGCTCCTCCCCCACCAGATCGCCATTAATGTAGACT is a window encoding:
- a CDS encoding KTSC domain-containing protein encodes the protein MNRIRSASFRIAEEQNTDESSWVRGAEFYSCNGASGFFILRTDDREYIHVDVPLKVWHGFKEASSFGTYYNAKIKRRYRLGLY
- the scpA gene encoding methylmalonyl-CoA mutase, coding for MATTKLFEAFPPATRAQWEAVIKKELKDKEIASLFVQVEGETLPPFHMAGEAGAGGSRRRGVKREGNPWRATIGVDASDADANDKLLEGLMGGADAVEVYGRMPDLSPVLNDVLLGGIDLQVDGEHGTLGLLLKRAAEQQVAPTDLSLCLGLPHDADVRDLKDRIAQHPRIRLFSVSDGASRNTHEALEQGRMLLQRLLDQGFAIDDACARLQFRLHLGDDLFLEVARMRAFREAWAAVVDAFKPEHDCSHNTWVQAVVCYPAETKSAHENLIRATLQAVSAITGGCDGLTIPTPALPEGDALARRVVRNIHNLLRDESFLGRVADPTGGSYSVDKLTDVLVEKMVVGCQLSAASAPPSRTTDNQQLTTGIPNREEIPLKSFYRPVDAAQLEHLHYAAGIPPYLRGPYGSMYAIRPWTIRQYAGFSTAEESNAFYRRNLAAGQMGLSVAFDLATHRGYDSDHPRVKGDVGKAGVAISSVEDMKILFDNIPLDKMSVSMTMNGAVLPIMAFFIVAAEEQGVPPEQLQGTIQNDILKEFMVRNTYIYPPGPSMRIVGDIFSYCAKKMPKFNSISISGYHMHEAGAPADLELAYTLADGIEYVRTGMAAGMQVDEFAGRLSFFWGIGMDLFMEVAKMRAGRLLWAKLLKEIGATSPKSLALRTHCQTSGWSLTAQDPFNNVARTTVEALAAVLGGTQSLHTNSLDEAIALPTDFSAKIARDTQLYLQKNAGITKWIDPLGGSYYVECLTHELVHKAWARIKEVEELGGMSKAIETGLPKMRIEEAAAKRQARIDTGKDRIIGVNAFPVEEETTIELLEVDNAKVREQQIARLNAMKAARNEVAVAEALSALTQAAKANGEWSLANGERRSHQSPNTIHQDNLLELAVIAARHRATLGEISDALEKAYGRYSAVIRSISGVYSAESMQDPEMKEAMRLADEFAKHEGRRPRILVAKMGQDGHDRGAKVIATSFADIGFDVDIGPLFQTPQEVAKQAIENDVHVLGISSLAGGHKTLVPEVIKELRETYKRPDILVVAGGVIPPNDFEFLKQAGCFDVYGPGTKIPVAAKGIIAILMAR
- the pruA gene encoding L-glutamate gamma-semialdehyde dehydrogenase, with protein sequence MTDAIFHSPAPLNEPVLSYAPGTREREQLFAAYDRMMKEKRELPMWIGGKPVETKDRRPVRPPHQHKHILGYSHHGDKGHVKQAIAAALRAKKDWESMRWEDRAAIFLKAADLLSGPYRAAINASSMLAQSKNAFQAEIDAACEFADFLRFNVHYMQQIYRDQPYSPAGTWNRVEYRPLEGFVFALTPFNFTSIAGNLPSSAALMGNTVVWKCADSQVYSAQVIMDLFRAAGLPGGVINLVHVSGKDAGEVIFSHPDFAGIHFTGSTSVFQTIWSTIGANIRTYRSYPRIVGETGGKDFVIAHPSADPVEVATALSRGAFEFQGQKCSAASRAYIPGNLWPTVKKELLADLESFTMGSPRDPKNFINAVIDEKAFDKIASYIDGLKKDRKNVSIIAGGTYDKSQGWFIAPTVAVTKDPKSTTMCEEIFGPVLTIYVYPENEWAKTLKLVDATSPYALTGAVFSRDRAAIVEATDALRHAAGNFYINDKPTGAVVGQQPFGGARGSGTNDKAGSYLNLLRWVNARTIKENFVPPTDHRYPFMA
- a CDS encoding peptidylprolyl isomerase; translation: MQIGKHSVVTFHYTLNDPDGVLLDTSAGRDAFAYLHGAGNIVPGLEERMEGRVKGDTMEVVVEPGKGYGELDHSLLQRVPMDRFGDQTVEEGMQFQTPDNRVWSVVEVKDGEVVLNGNHPLAGVTLHFKVEITDVREATADEIAHGHVHGPGGHHH
- a CDS encoding septum formation initiator family protein gives rise to the protein MKEKLSRFVPAGLRNRYGVAVLVLVAWIAFFDEYDLWTTFKLRRQLARMKSEQAWYQEQIGVTRQHLHQLTSDKQLLEKFARERYLMKRDNEEIFVLVPAED